In Natronococcus sp. AD-5, the genomic window CAGAGAACGGGGTCGCGTACGACCGGTGGCAGTTGCCCGAGTCGCCGACGGCTCCGCCCAGCACCGACGACGAGAGGATCTACGTGAACTGCGAGGACGGAAACACGTACGCGCTGTCGGACGAGAACGAATCGACGACGGAGTTCGACTAGACGGCGGAGACCGGGTGGGCCAGAGAGGGAATCGCCGTCGTGGACGATATCGATCTCACTGCGGGTGGCCGACCCCTTCGTGCCATCGACGCCGAGTCAGGCCTGCGATACTGGGATCTTCAGATCGGCGACTGGGACCACACCGCCCCCGCGTACGGCCGCGAAACGGTGTTCGTCGGCGGCGACCGCCTCCGGGCGCTGGACCCGGCTCCGGAAGACGATCCGGCGAACGGGTCCGCGATCCGTTTCGAACGGGAGTTCGCCGGCCGCGTCGGGCCCGGACCGGCGCTCGACGACGGCACGCTCTACGTCGTTGCGGAGGTCGAAGACGAGGAACTCGCGCTGTTGGCGCTCGAGTAGGACGAGCAGGCCAGTCGCACGGGCGCGGCCCGCAGGGGCCGTATTTTGATCGGCTTTCAGCCCGGTACCGCGAGCGATCACCGCCGCGAAAATACCCGCAAAAATTACTACCATGTATCCGGTGGTATGGAAAATATTAAGCGTCGGCATAGCTTAGCCGCGTTTACGCATGACCGAATACGTCTCGACCACGCCGGGGCTCTTTCCGCTCCCGGACTGGGCGAAAGACGACCTCTCGGATCTGAAGGGCCACCAGAAACACGACCTCGTCAGCGGCGACGAGGGCGAGGAGATCACCGCCGCGTACGAGGACGCGCGCGAAGAAGTGATCGGAGTACAGCAGGACGCCGGTCTCGACCGCGTCGTCGAGGGGCAGCTGCGCTGGGACGACATGCTCGCGCACCCGCTCGCGGTCCACGACGCCGTCGAAACCCGGGGCATCGTCCGCTACTACGACAACAACAACTTCTACCGGGAGCCGGTCGTGGGCGGCGACCTCGGCTTCTCGGGCGACGTCGCCTCGGAGCTCGAGGCCGCGAGCGAACTGACCGACGGCGACCTGCAGGCCGTCCTCCCCGGCCCCTACTCGCTGGCCGACCTTGCGACAGACGAACACTACGGCGACGAGGCCGAGTTCCTCTCGGCGATCGCCGACTTCCTCACGGGCGAGGTCGACGCCTTCCCCGAGCACGAGACGCTGTTCCTGCTCGAGCCCTCGCTGGTCGAGAACGCGCCCGAAGACGGGCTCGACAAGCGCGCCAGCGAGGCGATCGACCGGGTCGCGAGCGCGACCGACGCCGACGTCGTCGTCCAGCCCTACTGGGGCGCGCTCGAGGAGAAGGTCTACGCCCACCTGCTCGACGCCGACGTCGACGCGGTCGGCTTCGACTTCGTGGCGAGCCGGGAGGACAACGTCTACAACCTCCAGGAGTACGGCGCGACCGACGACGTCTCGCTCGGCCTCGCCGACGGCCAGAACACGCTCGTCGAGGACCCCGAAGCGATCCGCGATCGCGTCGACTGGGTCTACGAGCAGATCCCCGTCACAGATTTCGAAACGGTCTACCTGACGACCAACACCGAGACGTTCTATCTCCCCTACGGAAAGTTCGAGGAGAAACTCGCCGTCCTCGCCGAAGCCGCGGACCTCGCGGAGGTGAAAGCAGCATGAGCGCGAACGAGAACAAAGACCAGTTCCGACCGGAGAACCACGAGAACGACCACTTCCTGCTGACGACCGTCGTCGGCTCCTACCCGAAGCCCAAGTGGCTCAACCGCGCGAAGGAGCTCTACCAGGACCCCGACCACGAGTTCGACGCCGACGACTGGCAGGAAGCGAAGGACGACGCCGCCCGACTCATCACCCACGAACACGAACGCGCGGGGCTCGACGTCGTCGTCGACGGCGAGATGCGGCGCAACGAGATGGTCGAGTTCTTCGCCCACCGCATCGAGGGCTACGAGTTCAACGGCCCCGTCAAGGTGTGGGGCCACAACTACTTCGACAAGCCCTCCGTCGTGTCGGAGGTCGAGTACGACGAGAGCTGGCTGGTCGACGAGTACGAGTTCACCGCAGCCGCCTCCGAACGGCCGGTCAAAGTGCCGATCACGGGGCCCTATACGCTCGCGAACTGGTCGTTCAACGAGGCCTACGACGACGACGAGGAGCTCGCCTACGACCTCGCCGACCTCGTCA contains:
- a CDS encoding PQQ-binding-like beta-propeller repeat protein gives rise to the protein MDDIDLTAGGRPLRAIDAESGLRYWDLQIGDWDHTAPAYGRETVFVGGDRLRALDPAPEDDPANGSAIRFEREFAGRVGPGPALDDGTLYVVAEVEDEELALLALE
- a CDS encoding 5-methyltetrahydropteroyltriglutamate--homocysteine methyltransferase; this translates as MTEYVSTTPGLFPLPDWAKDDLSDLKGHQKHDLVSGDEGEEITAAYEDAREEVIGVQQDAGLDRVVEGQLRWDDMLAHPLAVHDAVETRGIVRYYDNNNFYREPVVGGDLGFSGDVASELEAASELTDGDLQAVLPGPYSLADLATDEHYGDEAEFLSAIADFLTGEVDAFPEHETLFLLEPSLVENAPEDGLDKRASEAIDRVASATDADVVVQPYWGALEEKVYAHLLDADVDAVGFDFVASREDNVYNLQEYGATDDVSLGLADGQNTLVEDPEAIRDRVDWVYEQIPVTDFETVYLTTNTETFYLPYGKFEEKLAVLAEAADLAEVKAA